In Planctomycetota bacterium, one DNA window encodes the following:
- a CDS encoding cellulase family glycosylhydrolase: protein MKQLMSLFVLAMVVVPAQVALGADSSDASKGPPADDFSTMRGANYVPSYARNDVQLWLEYDPAVVDRELGYAARLKLNTVRVFLQYAVYERDPKLFLERLDNFLGLCDKHHIRMMPVLFDSCFGDFPDLVNYKDKNWMANPGQNRLGREHWPKLEQYVRDVVGSHKDDRRIVMWDVMNEPTCTSFTKPQDKELIWTFLQHMLDYVKEVDPAHPRTVGVEHTSLIPKVLDKIEVVSTHNYRQDLREDLRAVKELARKHGKPVIINEVAGRPKQPYSYVMPILAEEKVGWCFWELMIGRTQFTQGATPYQGVIYPDGTCFDATEVMHIVHPGRTGLDPRQVAADVGLPQRPSPWSIERAWAWYKARPWTVGINYHPSNVVNTTELWSADTFDEETIDRELALAEKTGFNACRTNLQYLVWKHDPQGMKKRMERFLAIAEKHGIAVIFVPFDDCAFGDPPTTEPYLGKQKEPVPGMIMSSWTPSPGLKAVTDRAAWPDLEKYVKDILGTFAQDKRVLMWDLYNEPGNSGMGNRSLPLVEATFGWARQADPIQPLSMGIWNDRLRDLNRAMAERSDIITFHAYTNYQGMRAAIARHKAHQRPVICTEWMTRHSGARWESDLPLFRREAVGCFSWGLVNGRMQCQFTWWDKRGAPEPKLWFCDLYHKNGRSYDPKEIEAIRKTTADKRIDFTAADYSRPQPEAGQILDTDRRIK, encoded by the coding sequence GTGAAGCAACTGATGAGTCTTTTTGTGTTGGCGATGGTCGTTGTCCCGGCTCAGGTCGCTCTGGGGGCCGATTCCTCCGACGCCTCGAAGGGCCCGCCTGCCGACGATTTCAGCACGATGCGCGGGGCCAACTACGTGCCCTCCTATGCCCGCAACGACGTGCAACTCTGGCTGGAATATGATCCGGCGGTGGTCGACCGGGAGCTGGGCTACGCCGCGCGTCTGAAGCTCAACACCGTCCGGGTCTTTCTCCAGTACGCCGTCTACGAGCGAGATCCCAAGCTCTTCCTGGAGCGGCTGGACAACTTCCTTGGCTTATGCGACAAGCATCATATCCGCATGATGCCGGTGCTCTTCGATTCCTGCTTCGGGGACTTCCCCGACCTGGTGAACTACAAGGACAAGAACTGGATGGCCAACCCCGGCCAGAACCGGCTTGGCCGGGAACACTGGCCGAAGTTGGAACAATACGTCCGCGACGTGGTCGGCAGCCACAAGGACGACCGGCGGATCGTGATGTGGGACGTGATGAACGAGCCGACCTGCACCTCGTTCACGAAGCCGCAGGACAAAGAGCTGATCTGGACGTTCTTGCAGCACATGCTCGACTACGTGAAAGAGGTCGATCCAGCCCATCCGCGCACGGTCGGGGTAGAACACACCAGCCTCATCCCGAAAGTGCTCGACAAGATTGAGGTGGTCTCGACGCACAATTACAGACAGGATCTGCGCGAGGACCTGCGTGCCGTCAAGGAGTTAGCCCGCAAACACGGCAAGCCCGTCATCATCAACGAAGTGGCGGGGCGGCCCAAACAGCCGTATTCCTACGTCATGCCGATCCTGGCCGAGGAAAAGGTCGGCTGGTGCTTCTGGGAATTGATGATAGGCCGAACGCAGTTTACGCAGGGCGCAACCCCATACCAGGGCGTGATCTATCCCGATGGCACTTGCTTTGACGCCACGGAAGTGATGCACATCGTCCATCCCGGGCGGACCGGCCTCGATCCGAGGCAAGTGGCTGCCGACGTTGGCCTGCCGCAGCGGCCGAGCCCCTGGAGCATCGAGCGGGCGTGGGCGTGGTACAAGGCCCGCCCCTGGACCGTCGGGATCAACTACCATCCCAGCAATGTGGTGAACACGACCGAACTGTGGTCTGCCGACACCTTCGACGAGGAAACCATCGACCGCGAGTTGGCGCTGGCTGAAAAGACGGGCTTCAATGCCTGTCGGACGAATCTTCAGTACCTCGTCTGGAAGCATGACCCCCAGGGCATGAAGAAACGGATGGAGCGATTCCTGGCGATCGCTGAGAAGCACGGCATCGCGGTGATCTTCGTTCCGTTCGACGACTGCGCTTTCGGCGACCCGCCCACGACCGAGCCGTACCTAGGCAAGCAAAAGGAGCCGGTCCCGGGCATGATCATGTCGAGTTGGACCCCAAGCCCGGGGCTCAAAGCCGTGACGGACCGCGCCGCCTGGCCGGACTTGGAGAAATACGTCAAAGACATCCTGGGGACCTTCGCCCAAGACAAGCGGGTGCTGATGTGGGACCTGTATAACGAGCCGGGAAACAGCGGGATGGGCAACCGCAGCCTGCCGCTGGTTGAGGCAACCTTCGGATGGGCGCGCCAAGCCGATCCAATCCAGCCGCTCAGCATGGGAATCTGGAACGACCGCCTGCGCGACCTGAACCGCGCGATGGCAGAGCGGTCCGACATCATCACGTTTCACGCCTATACGAATTACCAAGGCATGCGCGCGGCGATTGCCCGCCACAAGGCCCATCAGCGCCCCGTGATCTGCACCGAGTGGATGACCCGTCACTCCGGCGCCCGGTGGGAGAGCGATCTGCCGCTGTTCCGCCGGGAGGCGGTGGGCTGCTTCAGTTGGGGCCTGGTCAACGGCCGCATGCAGTGCCAGTTCACCTGGTGGGATAAACGTGGCGCGCCGGAACCGAAACTCTGGTTCTGCGACTTGTACCACAAAAACGGCCGGTCGTACGACCCCAAGGAGATCGAAGCGATTCGCAAGACGACCGCCGACAAGCGAATTGACTTCACGGCCGCCGACTACTCCCGGCCGCAACCTGAAGCCGGGCAGATTCTCGACACCGACCGCCGCATCAAGTAA
- a CDS encoding arylsulfatase translates to MNRREFLGRIGFGAMGATALAVGGSGGRALGADAATKPNVILVLTDDQGYGDLSCHGNPVLKTPNLDRLHGESVRLTDFHVAPMCTPTRGQLLSGLDALRNRARHVCGGLAMLRSDVPTMADVFRAGGYRTGVFGKWHLGDQYPYLPQYRGFEETLHHKSWGITSAADYWGNDYFDDTYWHNGRLQKYEGYCTDVWFREAARWMKACAAGNEPFFCYLPTNVPHTPLFVPEAYAEPYKKPGLPAAFFGMIANLDENMGKLMAMLDETGLARNTVLIFMTDNGGTAGVKVFNAGMRGSKTQLYDGGHRVPCFVRWPAGGLRNPGDVEELTTCQDLLPTLIDLCNLRAPQDARFDGVSLAGLLRGSQDRLTDRMAVVQYHMQIPKWNAAVMWRKWRLVKGEELYDIAADPGQQRSVADRHPDVVKAMRDHYERWWAEVEPIANEPCPVHIGSQEENPAALTCAEWYMTYADNFGHLQGGKNSYWNILVERDGRYEFTLTRWPPEADAALDGPVTGPPGRGKALPIAKARLKIGPFDESRPVAPGDKSVTFTVSLEAGRTQLQTWFYDEGGKELCGAYYVRARRG, encoded by the coding sequence ATGAACAGACGCGAGTTTTTGGGGCGTATCGGTTTCGGGGCGATGGGCGCCACGGCCCTGGCGGTCGGAGGCAGCGGGGGCCGGGCCTTGGGGGCGGACGCCGCGACGAAACCCAACGTCATCCTGGTTCTGACCGACGACCAGGGGTACGGCGATCTGTCCTGCCACGGCAACCCGGTCCTCAAGACGCCCAACCTCGACAGGCTCCACGGGGAAAGCGTCCGGTTGACCGACTTCCACGTGGCGCCGATGTGCACGCCGACGCGCGGCCAGTTGCTGTCGGGCCTCGACGCGCTGCGGAACCGGGCCCGGCACGTGTGCGGCGGGCTCGCCATGCTCAGGTCGGACGTGCCGACGATGGCCGACGTCTTCCGCGCCGGCGGCTACCGGACCGGCGTCTTCGGCAAGTGGCACCTCGGCGACCAGTACCCGTACCTCCCCCAGTACCGGGGCTTCGAGGAAACGCTCCACCACAAGTCCTGGGGCATTACGTCGGCCGCGGACTACTGGGGCAATGACTACTTCGACGACACGTACTGGCACAACGGGAGGCTCCAGAAATACGAGGGCTACTGCACCGATGTCTGGTTCCGCGAGGCCGCCCGGTGGATGAAGGCCTGTGCCGCCGGGAACGAGCCGTTCTTCTGCTACCTCCCGACCAACGTGCCGCACACGCCGCTTTTCGTCCCCGAGGCCTACGCCGAACCCTACAAGAAGCCGGGCCTGCCCGCGGCGTTCTTCGGCATGATCGCCAACCTCGACGAGAACATGGGCAAACTCATGGCGATGCTCGACGAGACGGGCCTCGCCCGGAACACCGTCCTCATCTTCATGACCGATAACGGCGGCACGGCCGGCGTCAAGGTGTTCAACGCCGGCATGCGAGGGAGCAAGACGCAACTGTACGATGGCGGCCATCGCGTGCCCTGTTTCGTCCGCTGGCCCGCGGGCGGCCTCCGCAACCCGGGCGACGTGGAGGAACTGACCACCTGCCAGGACCTGCTGCCGACGCTGATCGACCTGTGCAACCTTCGGGCCCCCCAGGACGCGCGGTTCGACGGCGTGAGCCTGGCCGGCCTGCTGCGCGGATCCCAGGATCGGCTGACCGACCGCATGGCGGTCGTCCAGTATCACATGCAGATCCCCAAATGGAACGCGGCGGTGATGTGGAGGAAGTGGCGCCTCGTCAAGGGCGAAGAACTCTACGACATCGCCGCCGACCCCGGCCAGCAGCGCAGCGTGGCCGACCGGCATCCCGACGTCGTCAAGGCCATGCGGGACCACTACGAGCGGTGGTGGGCCGAAGTCGAGCCGATTGCCAACGAGCCCTGCCCGGTTCACATCGGCTCACAAGAGGAGAACCCTGCGGCGTTGACCTGCGCCGAGTGGTACATGACCTACGCGGACAATTTCGGGCACCTCCAGGGCGGAAAGAACTCCTACTGGAACATCCTGGTCGAGCGCGACGGCCGGTACGAGTTCACGCTGACGCGGTGGCCCCCCGAGGCCGACGCCGCCCTGGACGGCCCCGTGACCGGCCCCCCGGGCCGGGGCAAAGCCCTGCCGATCGCCAAGGCCCGCCTGAAGATCGGCCCGTTCGACGAGTCCAGGCCCGTCGCGCCGGGCGACAAGTCCGTCACGTTCACCGTCTCCCTCGAGGCCGGCAGAACGCAACTGCAGACCTGGTTCTACGACGAGGGC